The genome window CGTAAGAAGCCTCCGCCCATTCGGTTCCGTCCTTGGCGGCGATGACGATTTTCCGTTGTCCCCCGTTCGCCATGCCTCCTCCGCCTTGGATTCTGACGAGGTTCGCGTTCTCCTGCAGCGCTGCGCCGAAGTTCGCGTTGAACTGATCGACCGTCGCCGCCTGGTTTTGTTCGTTCAAAACCCAGAGCACCATCGCCTGCTTCGAAGGCAGCGGAATTTCGGCCAGCGGCGTCTCCCACGTCCATTCCGTCTCCGAGGTCGACGACGTGAAGCGGTAGAGGATTTTATAATTGCGTAAATCGATCGTCTCGTCGGTGTTGTTGTAGATTTCAATGAATTCGTACCCGTCCGAACCGTTGATGTTGTCCGTATCCGGCACCAATTCCGTAATGAGCAGCTCCGGAAGCCGGCCGAAGTCGAACGTTTCGGTTTGGACGGCGACGGGTACGACCGGCGTCGTCTCGACCAACGCGCCGTTCCGGGCTTCGATGTAGTAGCTATGCTGCGCTTCGACAAGCGCTCCGCTCGGAATGAACGCGGTATACGCGTTGCCGCCGATCGGCGTCATCGGAAGCGGGCTGTACGCCGCGGCCGACGCCGGCTTGTGGTAGACGACCGCCGTCACCGCGTCGTCGTACACCGACGCCGTCACGCTCGCGGCGATCGTCGCGGCGAGCGCCAACCCTTCGGTCGCCCGGGTTTCGGTCGCCGGCGTATGCGCGATGACGGGCAGACCGGCCACGGACTGCTTCGGATCGACGGAGCCCGGCGTCGGCGCCGCTCGCACGGCTTGCTTCAGCGTCGGCGCACCCGTTGCGGGCAGCCGGAAGTGGACGCCGAGTCCCGAGCCGATGTCCGCCGCCGAATATGAGGAAGACGACAGTTCCTCCCCGCCCTTCCGGATAATAACGCCCCGTTCCGCCGAATTGGAGAACCCGTCGAAGCCGGTCACTTCGACGACGTCGTCCGCGGTCAAGCTTGTCCCGTACGCGGCGTTGAAGGCATCCAACGTATTGCCGCCGTTGTTATACCAGAATACTATTGTGTCGCGTGCGCCCAACGTCTTGTTTTCGAAGACGAGCGTCTTGTTCGAAGACGGATTCGGATAACGATAAATGAAGTCGTAATCGTTCAATGCGATCGGCGCGTCCGAGTTGTTGTACACCTCGAAAAATTCGAAGTTGTCCGTCCCGCTGACATCCGGATGAATTTCCGACACGAACAGTTCCGGCACGGGCGCCGCCACGGCGACCTCGTCCCGAATCGGCGCAACCGTTCCGCATAGGACGGCGGCCGCGAGCGTCGCCGAGATCCATTTTCGCAATCGTATAGCTTTGTACAATCCTCTCACTCCCGTCTACTTCATGTTTTCTAGGACTCTTTCGCAAAACCAGTACAGACCGAACGCGCCCACCGCTCCCGACGCGTACCTCGCCCACGGGATGCGCCCGGCGTAACGCCGTACCGACCAGAGCAGCGGCAGCGCCGCGGCGACGACGACCAGCTGGCCGATCTCCACGCCGAGATTGAAGGAGAAGAGCGGCAGCGCGACGTTGCCCGATAACGTGCCGTGCAGGATTTCCGCGAACCCGAAGCCGTGCACCAATCCGAACAAGGCGGTAACCTGCAGGCGGCTGCGATCCGCCTCTTCGCGCCGGAGGACGTTCTCCGCTGCGACGTACAAGATGCTTAAGGCGATGACCGGTTCCACGACGAGCGGCGACAGCGACGCCAGCTCCAAGGCGGACAACGCGAGCGTCGCGCTGTGCCCTAGCGTAAACGCCGTGATCGTCGCGGCTAAGCTCTTCCACCCTCGAACGTTCAGAAGCAACGCCAAGACGAAAAGCATATGGTCGAGTCCGCCCCAAATATGCTCCATGCCCATCCATACGAACGTGCCTAGCGTGCTTGTCCACGACACGTCCGCGCCGCGCGCTCCTTCGGCCGCCGCCCCGTTCGCCCCCGCGATTTGCAAGATCGTATTCGAGGCGTTCAGCACCTGATCGACCGTGTGCTCCCCGATGCGAATCGAAGCGAAATTGCGATAATCCGGATGCGTGTCGAAGAGCAGGCCGTATTGGATCATGAATCGGCTTACGGGCGCCTCGTAGCCGTAACGGATATCGATCCGAACCATCGGCGATTTCGCCTTCTCGTCGAACGCCGCCCCTTCGACTTCCCCCGTCCCGAGCTCCCCGTCGCCCGTGACGGCGATCCCGTCATTCACGAACGCTTCGATCGCGTCGATGCCCGTCCGAAGCTCCTCCGGCGAAATCCGTTCGTCTCGGTCGAGATCGAGGTCCGGCAGCGTCTCCGCCAGGTCTTGCTCCGATACGAATAAGCCGTAGGCTAATCCCCGGTCCTCGACGACGATCTCCGAATATCCCGTCGACCCGGCGTGAGCCGAGGCCGTCCCGCTTATGAACGTCGATCCGAGCGCCGCGACGACCGCCGCGGCCCAACCGATCGTTCCCGCGAAGCGATGTCTCACGTTGAAGATGCACCCTTCCTTTCGTTTCTTCCGACGTAGTTCAACGTACGGCATCGTTGTCATCGAGAGATTAAACCGAAGTAAAGATGTCGTTAAGATCTATGAAAAGGAAAAGAAAGACACCCGCCGATCGGCAGGTGTCTTAAGATCAAACATTTATTCGGTTTTCCGCGGCTCCAGCTCCAGCGTAATTCGGATCCATTCGCTGCGGCTCCCGATCCGGATCGGGGGGCCCCAGAAGCCGTAGCCGGAGGAGACGATCGCATGGAACGCGCCCCGCGAGACGTACCCCCAATCCAGATCGAACAATCTTCGCGTGATCAGATGGCCCGGCGCCAGCTGCCCGCGATGCGTATGGCCGGACAGCATCAGGTCGACGCCGGCCGCCTCCGCCTCGGCGAAGCCGAGCGGCTGATGGTCCATCAGCACGACCGGCCGGCGGAGGTCCGCCCCCGCCAGCAGCGGCTCGAGGTCCGCCCGGCGAAGGCCGTACCGGCCGGCGGACCGATCGAGCCGCCCGACGAGCGTCAGCTCGCCGCCGACGTCGATCGTCTCGTCCATCAGCATGCGGATGCCGGACGACGCCATCGCCTCGGCGAACGCGTCGCCCGCGCGCCCCCCGAACGGGTCATGGTTGCCCGTCACCGCGTAGACGCCGAGCCTCGCCCGGAAACCGCGGAAGACGTCCGCCAGCTTGTCCTTGACGAACGGGGCGAGGTCGTCGTCGATCACATCGCCGGGCAGCAGCACGAGGTCGGGCTCGAACGTATTGACGTCGCGGACGAGCCGTTCCAGATGCCGCCGCCCGACCAAGGCGCCGAGGTGCAGATCGGACGCGACGGCGATGCGCAGCGTCGTCCGACCCGCGGCCGGCTTGCGGACGCGAAGCCGGAACTCGCGCGCGACCGGCCGCCAGGCGTTCCACGAGCCGTAGCCGATCAAGCCGACGAGCGCGACGACGACGCACCAGCCGACGAAGAGCGCGGGCGACTTCACTCCCGCGAGGCCGAGCAGCCAGACGGCGACGTCCGCGACGGGCAGCATCAGGATCAAGTACACCATCGCCGCCATCCAGTAGGCGCCGACGCGCATCAAGGCGCGTAGCGGCGCCGCGTCGAATCGGACGGACAGCGCACGCCCGATCAGGTAGGCGTAAGCGAGCAGCGCGAACGGGAGCCAGAACGCCGCGCCGCCGGCGCCGGCGCCGGGGAGCAGCTGCCGCAGCCATGCGGCGCCGTGCCAGCCGATTCCCCATTGCAGCAAGGAGTAGATCAATAGAAAGATGGCGATGGCCCCCGCGATTCTTCCTTTCATCGGTTCGTTCCTCCGAACAGTAAGTTTCTGTATAAACTCAAGGGTATGCTATAATCGCAATCAGATCAAATTCGGTACACGGAGGCGTCTCACCCATGCTCGACTTCGAACGCAAGCTCGCCGTCTTCTCTTCCTTCCCGGAGCTCGTCCGCAAGGACGTATCGCTCGGCCGGGTCAACTTCCATTACGAACAAAGCGTCTACGAAAAGAAAACCGTCGGCTTCCACCTGCATCCGAACGGCAACGGCTACGTGTATGCCGCCCTGATCCCGGGCGCGGAAACCGACCCCAAAGGCTTCGTCAACGTGCGCGACGCGTCCGAAGACGAGCTGCGCGAGTGGATCGCCGCGTCGATTCGGTCGCTCTCGTCGCGGCCGGACGGCGAGGCGCAGGCCGCGGCGGCGCCGACCCCCGAGCCGCAGACCGCAGCCCCCGCGGCCACTGAGAGCCGTTGGACCAACGACGAGGGCCAGACGCTGCGGCTGACGTTCGAAGACGACCTCTGGTACGTCTTCGCCGGACAAAACCTGGAGTCCGCCTTCGAGACGTACGACGAAGCCGAAGCGTACATGCGCGAAGAAGGCTTCCGAAAGCAGCCTTAACGAAACAACGGCGGAGCCGGGACCCTGTCCCGCTCCGCCGTCGCTATGTCCGCCGCTTCCCGACCACCGTTCGGTTGCGGCCCTCGTTTTTCGCGCGGTACATCGCCTCGTCCGCCGATTCGAACAGCGCTTCCGCCGACATGCCGGACCGGGGGTAGTCCGCGATGCCGATCGACAGCGTGATCGGCCGACCGATCGGACTGTCCGTCGACTCGAACGTCCGGCGAATCCGCTCCGCCGCGGGGAATGCCGTCGCCGCGTCCGAGCGCTCCAACAGGACGACGAACTCCTCGCCGCCGAACCGGAAGCAGAAGTCGGTAGGCCGCAGCGTCGACTGCACGGTCTTCGCCAGGAAGCGAAGCACATCGTCCCCGACCGCATGCCCGTACGTGTCGTTGATCGTCTTGAACCGGTCGATATCCATTACGAGCAAAGCGAACGGCTCCTCGGCGAGCAGCTTACGCTCCAAAGCATCGTTCATCGCCCGCCGGTTCGGCAGCCCCGTGAGCGGATCCGTCATCGCTTCGCTCGTCAATTGGTCGTTCTGCTGCTGCATCGCGCGAATCGCCATACGCATGGAGTCGCTGAGCAGGTCGGCCTCCCGGTTCCAATGGCCGGGCAGCATCGCCTCCGGCACGCGTTCGCCGCGCGACAGCCTGCCGGCGACCTCGGAGAGGAAGACGATCGGCGCCGCGAGCCGGCGCGCCAAGTACACCGCGACGAGGAGCATGAGCAGGCAGGCCGGCGCAATGTACATCAGCCGGTTCCACGTATGGTGCCGCAGCTCCTTCTCCACCGATTGCAGCGGCGTCTGCGCCACGATGCCCCAGCCGTTCTCCTCCACGTGCGCGTATCCGGCCAAATACTCGATGCCCAACGTATTGACGACGCGCTTCCGACCGTTCCGCCCCTCCATCAAATCCCGAACGACTGGATTCGCTCTGACGTCTTCCCCGAGCCGCGCGGGGGAAGG of Paenibacillus antri contains these proteins:
- a CDS encoding HupE/UreJ family protein, with translation MRHRFAGTIGWAAAVVAALGSTFISGTASAHAGSTGYSEIVVEDRGLAYGLFVSEQDLAETLPDLDLDRDERISPEELRTGIDAIEAFVNDGIAVTGDGELGTGEVEGAAFDEKAKSPMVRIDIRYGYEAPVSRFMIQYGLLFDTHPDYRNFASIRIGEHTVDQVLNASNTILQIAGANGAAAEGARGADVSWTSTLGTFVWMGMEHIWGGLDHMLFVLALLLNVRGWKSLAATITAFTLGHSATLALSALELASLSPLVVEPVIALSILYVAAENVLRREEADRSRLQVTALFGLVHGFGFAEILHGTLSGNVALPLFSFNLGVEIGQLVVVAAALPLLWSVRRYAGRIPWARYASGAVGAFGLYWFCERVLENMK
- a CDS encoding metallophosphoesterase, which gives rise to MKGRIAGAIAIFLLIYSLLQWGIGWHGAAWLRQLLPGAGAGGAAFWLPFALLAYAYLIGRALSVRFDAAPLRALMRVGAYWMAAMVYLILMLPVADVAVWLLGLAGVKSPALFVGWCVVVALVGLIGYGSWNAWRPVAREFRLRVRKPAAGRTTLRIAVASDLHLGALVGRRHLERLVRDVNTFEPDLVLLPGDVIDDDLAPFVKDKLADVFRGFRARLGVYAVTGNHDPFGGRAGDAFAEAMASSGIRMLMDETIDVGGELTLVGRLDRSAGRYGLRRADLEPLLAGADLRRPVVLMDHQPLGFAEAEAAGVDLMLSGHTHRGQLAPGHLITRRLFDLDWGYVSRGAFHAIVSSGYGFWGPPIRIGSRSEWIRITLELEPRKTE
- a CDS encoding sensor domain-containing diguanylate cyclase, whose product is MFMRKGRTTGRISLTILFGGLVVFAVVMTTVVQLVVGYRAEQRLLYETTLELNQSTANKMATTMDALLRSMRSTLKYGARQAAHHWDDDDELREPLDMLLHGGGGMFNSILAVSEEGIVRSISPPSVGIGGKRIYSETLAEAHLLRAPYFSQPYVGATGRLIVVMSEPIFADDGAYLGLLAGTLYLHQANVFNDVFGSDLLDVSGTYAYIVDSGGKLVFHPSPARLGEDVRANPVVRDLMEGRNGRKRVVNTLGIEYLAGYAHVEENGWGIVAQTPLQSVEKELRHHTWNRLMYIAPACLLMLLVAVYLARRLAAPIVFLSEVAGRLSRGERVPEAMLPGHWNREADLLSDSMRMAIRAMQQQNDQLTSEAMTDPLTGLPNRRAMNDALERKLLAEEPFALLVMDIDRFKTINDTYGHAVGDDVLRFLAKTVQSTLRPTDFCFRFGGEEFVVLLERSDAATAFPAAERIRRTFESTDSPIGRPITLSIGIADYPRSGMSAEALFESADEAMYRAKNEGRNRTVVGKRRT